The Archangium primigenium genomic interval ACGCAGACGCCCCAGGTGCTCATCGAGAGCCGCATCGTGGAAGCCAACACCTCGTTCACCCGTGAACTGGGTGTGCAGTGGGGTGGTCAGGCGCTTGCCGCCCAGGCCACGGGCAACAGCACGGGCCTTATCTTCCCGAGCAACGCCATCGCGACCGGTGGTGTGTCGGGCACGGCGCCGGGTCTGCCCCAGGTGCCCAACTTCGCCGTCAACCTGCCGGCGGCGGCGGCTCCGGGTACGGGTGGTGCGTTGAGCTTCGTCTTCGGCTCGGCGGGCGGTGCGCTGGCCCTCAACCTGCGCCTGTCCGCGGCGGAGACCGACGGTGTCGTCAAGACCATCTCCGCGCCCAAGGTGACGACGCTGGACAACAACACCGCTCGCATCAGCCAGGGTGTGTCGCTCCCGTTCAGCCAGGTGTCCGCGTCCGGTGCGAACACGACCTTCATCGAGGCCCGTCTGTCGCTCGAGGTCACGCCCCACATCACCCAGGACGGCAGCATCCTGATGTCCATCAACGCGCAGAACAACCAGCCGGACCCCTCCAACACGGGCGCCAACGGTCAGCCCGCCATCCAGCGCAAGGAAGCCAACACCCAGGTGCTGGTGAAGGACGGCGACACGACGGTCATCGGCGGCATCTACGTGCGCCGGGGCAGCTCCCAGAGCGCGTCGGTGCCCTTCCTGTCGAAGATTCCGGTCCTGGGTCTGCTCTTCAAGAACCACCGCGAGACGGACAACCGCCAGGAACTGCTCATCTTCATCACGCCGCGCATCCTCAACCGGCAGACGATCGCGCAGACCCTCTAAAATCCCCAGCGAGTCACCACAGGAGCGCAATTCCATGAAGCGATTGATGTTGATGGCCGCGCTGTGCGCGGCCTCCCTGGGCTGTCTGTCGGACCAGGCCACCGGGCCGTTCCGGGTCCTCAATGCCTACGCCACCAGCGGCTCCACCTGTGATCCGGAGTTCTCCCGGCTGCTGAGCCAGGGGCGGCTCGTGTGGAGTGTGAGCAACAACTACGGCCTCTTCCTCAACCTGGAGACCGACAACGCCCGTCAGCCCATTGAAATCAACAACGTGGAGGTCGCGTCGGGGTTGGGCTACTCGGACATCACCCTGGAGGAGATCACCTACGAGTACGAGGGGGCCGACCTGGGTGTGGAGGAGGAGTCGAGTGTCCTCCGCGTGCTCTTCCGGCCCGCGGTGGGCGCGGAGCAGAACAGCTACATCTCCGTCCTGGCGCTGGGCCCCAAGGCCGTCGAGGGCATGCAGGCGGCCTTGGATGACTCGGAGAATGGCCAGGTCAACCTGATGGTCACCATCCGTCTGCGAGGCCACATGGGCAGTGGGGGGTTCGCGGTGGAGAGCAACGCGTTCACCTTCCCGCTGCAGGTCCTCGCTTCCGCGACGTGCAGCGGGGGCGCCGCGCCCACCTACGCCTGCCCCGGGCAGGATCCCGTGTGCGGCGGCTAGCCGCTTCGACTTGACCCACCTCCTCACACCTCCTACAAGCCAGCCACCATGTCCTTCCGTACGCACCTCGAGTCCGTGGTCAATCAGGTTGACGGTTCGCTGGCCTGTAGTGTGATGGGTTTCGACGGCATCGCCGTGGACACCCATCAGAATGAGGAGGCGGTCGAGCTGGATCTCAACGGGGCGTGGATCGAGTACGCCAACCTGCTCGGTCAACTGCGCCAGGCCGCCGAGGTGCTCAAGACGGGCGACGTGCAGGAGGTCAGCATCAACAGTGATCGGGTGCTGA includes:
- a CDS encoding roadblock/LC7 domain-containing protein, producing the protein MSFRTHLESVVNQVDGSLACSVMGFDGIAVDTHQNEEAVELDLNGAWIEYANLLGQLRQAAEVLKTGDVQEVSINSDRVLTLMRLVSPEYFLVLALRADGNYGKGRYVLRLTAPRIRAEL